The genomic window CGATTTCCATCCGCGTCAACGACGTGCTTGGCGTTGCCGGGTTCGTAAGGCCTTCCGATCGCGTCGACGTGCTTCTGACGCGGGTCGTGCGCGGACCGGCAGGCAACGATCAGACCTTCGTTGACGTGCTGCTGCAAGGCGTCAAGGTGCTGGCGGTGGACCAGACGGCAGACGAGCGCAAGGACGAGCCGTCCGTCGTGAAAACCGTGACCTTTGAGGTGACGACCGATGAGGCGCAGCGCCTCACCCTCGGCTCCAGTATCGGCACGCTCTCGCTGGCGCTTCGCAATATTGCCTCTTCCTCTGTCGAGCAAACCCGTCCGATCACCGTCGCCGACCTCGGTGGTGGGGCGATGGCGACGGAGCTCGGCCAAGATCTGGAAAAGAATGAGTTGCCAGAACCTGAAAAACAAGTGCAGATTGTGGAGCAAAAGGTCGAGCCGGTATTGCCGGTCGAGCCGAAGTGGGTAACGGTAGGGGTCTGGAATACGACGACGCGCGAGGAGCACCGAGTCGGTCTGGTCC from Rhizobium sp. Pop5 includes these protein-coding regions:
- the cpaB gene encoding Flp pilus assembly protein CpaB — protein: MRSSTILSLVIAFVLAAAAVFGMREYLSDQKARLLAMNGMKAEERTLIVAAKPMRFGDRIRAENLRAIPWPSNETPAGSFVSIEAVVGSDAQPRYAMAAIDPGEPVLSSKITGAGERATLSAALDQGMKAISIRVNDVLGVAGFVRPSDRVDVLLTRVVRGPAGNDQTFVDVLLQGVKVLAVDQTADERKDEPSVVKTVTFEVTTDEAQRLTLGSSIGTLSLALRNIASSSVEQTRPITVADLGGGAMATELGQDLEKNELPEPEKQVQIVEQKVEPVLPVEPKWVTVGVWNTTTREEHRVGLVQ